The following proteins are co-located in the Opitutaceae bacterium genome:
- a CDS encoding response regulator, whose protein sequence is MNPTPGQKVLIIDDELQIRRLLRLTLTSAGYGVCEAETGQTGLQEAAFNQPDGIILDLGLPDMDGVEVLRRLREWSRAPVLILSVRSGEREKIEALDAGADDYLSKPFSAGELLARMRAIMRRTQLNSDTSLVRFGEIEIDLAARIVRRSGAEVHLTAKEYALFRLLVQHRGRVVTHDHILREVWGPAGENNTHYLRVHMTHLRQKLEGNPQTPRHLLTDAGIGYRLVE, encoded by the coding sequence ATGAACCCGACCCCTGGTCAAAAGGTGCTGATCATCGACGACGAGCTCCAGATTCGCCGTCTGCTGCGGCTGACATTGACGAGCGCGGGCTATGGGGTCTGCGAAGCGGAAACCGGCCAGACCGGCCTGCAGGAGGCCGCCTTCAACCAGCCGGATGGCATCATTCTCGATCTGGGACTGCCCGACATGGACGGCGTGGAAGTGCTGCGCAGGCTCCGCGAGTGGTCGCGAGCCCCCGTTCTCATTCTTTCGGTCCGCTCCGGCGAGCGGGAGAAGATCGAGGCGCTGGATGCCGGGGCGGACGACTACCTTTCCAAGCCATTCAGTGCAGGTGAACTGCTGGCGCGCATGCGCGCGATCATGCGCCGCACGCAGCTGAACAGCGACACCTCGCTCGTGCGCTTCGGAGAAATCGAGATCGATCTTGCGGCGAGAATAGTCCGGCGCAGCGGCGCCGAGGTGCACCTCACGGCGAAGGAGTACGCGCTTTTTCGCCTGCTGGTCCAGCATCGCGGCAGGGTCGTTACGCACGACCACATTCTTCGGGAAGTCTGGGGCCCGGCGGGGGAGAACAACACGCACTACCTCCGCGTGCACATGACGCACCTGCGGCAGAAGCTTGAGGGGAACCCGCAGACCCCGCGCCACCTGCTTACGGACGCGGGCATTGGATACCGGCTTGTCGAGTGA
- a CDS encoding acyl-CoA/acyl-ACP dehydrogenase — MSSTQILSTPVLSSSVSSSAWEPRIRNLSARFATRAASADEDATFVAQNYAELKAEGFLAAAIPVELGGGGVSHSQMCDLLRVVGQHCGSTALALSMHQHLLAAILWRHRQGQTGAEATLRRVAEQQPVMVSTGARDWTESNGVALKVPGGYRVSGTKAFASQSAGGDLLVTSAQSQDPERRAVVVHFTVPLRADGVVLLDDWDTLGMRGTGSKTVRLTDVFVPDSAVTLVRPQEGFHPVFHVILAVAMPLIMSAYVGIAQRAAALVTEHARQQARRKPHVGPALAAMHNELITAELNWRDLVRMANDLAFTPGMANSHEVVSRKTNTANACMAVVTQALAIAGGPGYYRSFNLERLFRDIQAARYHPLPEPDQLQFSGDHLLAGS, encoded by the coding sequence ATGTCATCAACCCAGATTCTCTCCACACCTGTTCTTTCATCCTCAGTTTCTTCATCCGCTTGGGAACCACGGATACGCAATCTGAGCGCCCGGTTTGCAACGCGGGCCGCATCCGCGGACGAAGACGCGACCTTTGTTGCTCAGAACTACGCCGAGTTGAAGGCTGAGGGCTTTCTGGCTGCAGCCATTCCGGTCGAGCTGGGCGGGGGAGGGGTGTCGCATTCGCAAATGTGCGATCTGCTGCGTGTAGTCGGCCAGCACTGCGGCTCGACCGCGCTGGCGCTCTCGATGCACCAGCACCTCCTTGCGGCGATCCTGTGGCGTCACCGCCAGGGACAAACTGGGGCGGAGGCGACGCTGCGGCGCGTTGCCGAGCAGCAGCCGGTCATGGTGAGCACGGGCGCCCGCGACTGGACGGAATCGAACGGTGTGGCGCTGAAGGTTCCCGGTGGCTACCGGGTAAGCGGCACGAAGGCATTCGCCAGCCAGTCGGCTGGAGGCGACCTGCTGGTGACCAGCGCCCAAAGCCAGGATCCCGAACGCAGGGCTGTAGTGGTGCATTTCACCGTGCCGCTGAGGGCCGACGGTGTGGTTCTGCTCGACGACTGGGATACGCTTGGCATGCGGGGCACCGGCTCGAAGACCGTGCGGCTGACCGACGTGTTCGTGCCGGATTCGGCGGTGACACTGGTGCGACCGCAGGAGGGGTTTCATCCGGTGTTCCATGTCATCCTGGCGGTGGCGATGCCGTTGATCATGTCAGCCTATGTCGGCATCGCCCAGCGGGCCGCTGCGCTCGTGACCGAGCACGCACGGCAGCAGGCTCGCCGCAAGCCGCACGTCGGCCCGGCGCTGGCGGCGATGCACAACGAACTGATCACCGCAGAGCTCAACTGGCGCGATCTCGTCCGGATGGCGAACGATCTTGCTTTCACGCCGGGCATGGCGAACAGCCACGAGGTCGTGAGCCGCAAGACCAACACGGCAAACGCCTGCATGGCGGTTGTGACCCAGGCGCTGGCGATCGCCGGCGGCCCCGGATACTATCGCAGCTTCAACCTGGAGCGCCTGTTCCGTGACATCCAGGCCGCGCGCTACCACCCGCTGCCGGAACCGGACCAGCTGCAGTTCTCCGGTGACCACCTGCTCGCAGGTTCATGA
- a CDS encoding sensor histidine kinase KdpD → MTERKPDPDALLASLKRGEERARRGMLKVFFGMCPGVGKTYAMLQAAHDELRDRVDVVVGIVETHRRAETEALLEGLPQVPRKKIAYRDIHLEEMDLEAILARKPQLVLVDELAHTNAPGSIHAKRYQDVIQLLDAGIDVFTTLNIQHVESRADTVRQITGVTVHETVPDSLLDLADQIELIDLTPEALQERLSAGKVYLGEKAATAAENFFKDTHLTALRELALRFTAERVERQLRSLRSTQVKKTVWRSSERMLVAVGSSPFSTQLVRWTRRLAAAQGAPWIAAHIESSRALSPNEQALLDRNLSLARELGAEVVITHDEDAAAALVRLALHHNATQIVVGKPRGFRPLDWIRGNLVDRLFRQGGNIDIYVVPAEPRSQRPVWSGLEAMVRRPSEYGWSALAVAAVTALGLALPEKYYLAIGLIYLLAIVFLPLRVGRWPVLLAAMLSALTWNYLFIPPKFTFHIGNIENGILFITYFIVALVAGQMTSRIRAQARNERRREERAVALFTLTRSLAEAGTLDEAVFAALRQLDGLLGARTALLLALDRGAAPVLHYAGSYSLNENEAGVANWAFRHRRPAGRFTDTLPGSSGYYVPMTLENQSLGVLGVMVPSGEKLTLAQRDLLDAFARQLALSVEREHLREAGEREKLLAESDKLHRVLLDSVSHELRTPLSVITSAFDSLAETGGAELRESLMAEGRTASRRLNRLVGNLLDQTRLESGALKPRLDWCDMNDMLNAALNEVRDALANHPVDVSVPPDLPPVQADFALTEQALANLLLNAATHTPPGTTVFLTAGMDRGKERVFFMVADRGPGLPASMKDRVFQKFSRGDAARAGGLGLGLSIVRGFIVAQGGEIVAGENPGGGAAFTIYLPFKAPQPASSE, encoded by the coding sequence ATGACCGAGCGAAAACCCGACCCCGATGCACTGCTGGCCTCGTTGAAACGCGGAGAGGAGCGGGCTCGCCGCGGCATGCTCAAGGTTTTTTTCGGCATGTGCCCGGGAGTCGGAAAAACGTACGCCATGCTCCAGGCCGCCCACGACGAGCTGCGCGACCGCGTGGATGTCGTCGTGGGAATCGTCGAGACTCACCGCCGCGCGGAAACGGAGGCGCTGCTCGAGGGTCTGCCACAGGTGCCGAGGAAAAAGATCGCCTACAGGGACATTCATCTCGAGGAGATGGATCTTGAGGCCATTCTGGCCCGCAAGCCGCAGCTCGTGCTGGTGGACGAACTGGCGCACACAAACGCTCCGGGGTCGATTCACGCCAAACGCTACCAGGACGTTATTCAGCTTCTCGATGCAGGCATCGATGTCTTCACAACTCTCAACATCCAGCACGTGGAGTCCCGCGCGGACACAGTCCGTCAGATCACGGGCGTGACCGTCCACGAAACCGTTCCGGATTCACTCCTCGACCTGGCCGACCAGATCGAGCTGATCGATCTCACTCCCGAGGCTCTGCAGGAGCGCCTGTCCGCGGGGAAGGTCTACCTCGGTGAAAAGGCCGCGACGGCGGCGGAAAACTTTTTCAAGGACACCCATCTCACCGCATTGAGGGAGCTCGCCCTTCGATTCACCGCCGAACGCGTCGAGCGCCAGTTGCGCAGCCTGCGCTCGACCCAGGTGAAGAAGACCGTGTGGCGAAGCAGCGAACGCATGCTCGTCGCAGTAGGCTCAAGCCCGTTTTCAACGCAGCTCGTGCGCTGGACGAGGCGCCTGGCCGCCGCCCAGGGCGCACCCTGGATCGCCGCCCACATCGAATCGTCGCGCGCCCTTTCCCCCAATGAACAGGCCCTGCTCGACCGAAATCTTTCGCTCGCCCGTGAACTGGGCGCCGAAGTTGTCATCACCCACGACGAGGACGCTGCCGCAGCTTTGGTGCGCCTCGCCCTGCATCACAACGCGACGCAGATCGTAGTGGGAAAACCCAGGGGTTTCCGACCGCTCGATTGGATTCGGGGCAACCTGGTCGACCGGCTGTTTCGCCAGGGAGGAAACATCGACATCTATGTCGTGCCCGCCGAACCGCGCTCGCAGCGTCCCGTCTGGAGCGGCCTGGAGGCCATGGTTCGCCGCCCATCCGAGTATGGTTGGTCGGCTCTCGCCGTGGCCGCCGTCACGGCCCTCGGTCTGGCGCTTCCCGAGAAATACTACCTTGCCATCGGATTGATCTACCTGCTCGCAATCGTCTTCCTGCCGCTTCGCGTGGGCCGATGGCCGGTCCTCCTCGCGGCGATGCTCAGCGCCCTGACATGGAACTACCTGTTCATTCCTCCAAAATTCACCTTCCACATTGGCAACATCGAGAACGGCATCCTCTTCATCACGTATTTCATCGTCGCGCTCGTGGCGGGGCAGATGACATCGCGCATCCGCGCGCAGGCGCGCAACGAACGGAGGCGGGAGGAGCGGGCCGTCGCCCTCTTCACCCTCACGCGATCGCTCGCGGAGGCGGGAACGCTGGATGAGGCGGTGTTCGCCGCATTGCGTCAGCTTGACGGGCTTCTCGGCGCGCGGACCGCGCTGCTTCTCGCGCTCGACCGCGGCGCCGCGCCCGTGCTGCACTACGCCGGTTCCTACTCGCTCAACGAGAATGAAGCGGGCGTGGCAAACTGGGCTTTCCGCCACAGGCGGCCTGCGGGGCGGTTCACCGACACGCTTCCCGGCAGCTCCGGCTACTATGTTCCCATGACCCTGGAGAATCAGTCGCTCGGCGTGCTGGGTGTCATGGTTCCCTCGGGGGAGAAGCTCACGCTGGCCCAGCGCGACCTGCTCGACGCCTTTGCGCGGCAGCTCGCGCTGTCGGTCGAGCGCGAGCACCTCCGAGAGGCCGGCGAGCGCGAGAAGCTCCTCGCTGAGTCTGACAAGCTGCATCGCGTCCTCCTCGACAGCGTGTCGCACGAACTGAGAACCCCTCTCTCCGTCATCACCAGCGCATTTGACAGTCTGGCGGAGACTGGCGGTGCGGAATTGCGGGAAAGCCTGATGGCGGAGGGGCGGACCGCCTCCCGCCGCCTCAATCGTCTCGTCGGCAATCTGCTCGACCAGACGCGGCTCGAAAGCGGCGCGCTCAAACCCCGGCTCGACTGGTGCGACATGAACGACATGCTGAACGCGGCGCTGAATGAAGTGCGCGATGCCCTGGCAAATCATCCGGTCGACGTTTCGGTTCCGCCCGATCTGCCTCCCGTCCAGGCGGATTTTGCGCTCACGGAGCAGGCGCTTGCCAACCTGCTCCTCAATGCCGCCACGCACACGCCGCCGGGAACCACCGTGTTTCTGACCGCCGGCATGGACAGGGGGAAGGAGCGCGTCTTCTTCATGGTCGCCGACAGGGGTCCGGGACTGCCTGCCTCGATGAAGGACCGGGTGTTCCAGAAGTTTTCCCGAGGCGACGCCGCGCGCGCCGGCGGCCTGGGCCTCGGGCTCTCGATTGTGCGCGGATTCATCGTCGCACAGGGCGGCGAAATTGTCGCCGGAGAGAATCCCGGTGGCGGCGCCGCCTTCACGATCTACCTGCCCTTCAAGGCCCCCCAGCCCGCCTCCTCCGAATGA
- the kdpC gene encoding K(+)-transporting ATPase subunit C: MKTFLSALATSSLLTLVMAVLLCALYPLTVWAGAQALFPHKANGSLIVDADGTIRGSELIAQPFPSDRYFHPRPSAAGAGYDATASSGSNLGPTSRKLADLIAVNVSAYRSRNGLTAMTPVPADAVTASGSGLDPEISVVNADLQTARVAMARGLPIDTVRALVMEHTKARDLGVLGASRVNVVQLNRTLDGLARTHPGIHGHETP; this comes from the coding sequence ATGAAAACCTTCCTGTCCGCACTTGCCACTTCATCCCTGCTGACGCTCGTCATGGCCGTGCTGCTCTGCGCGCTCTATCCGCTTACCGTATGGGCCGGCGCTCAGGCGCTCTTTCCCCACAAGGCAAACGGCAGCCTGATCGTCGACGCCGATGGCACGATTCGAGGTTCCGAGTTGATCGCACAGCCCTTCCCGAGCGACCGCTATTTTCACCCCCGCCCCTCTGCGGCGGGCGCGGGCTATGACGCAACAGCCTCCTCCGGATCAAATCTCGGACCGACCAGCAGAAAACTCGCCGACCTCATCGCGGTCAATGTCAGCGCATATCGCTCGCGCAATGGACTGACGGCGATGACACCCGTGCCCGCCGACGCGGTCACAGCTTCCGGCAGCGGTCTGGATCCCGAGATCAGCGTCGTCAACGCGGACCTTCAGACAGCACGCGTCGCCATGGCCCGCGGTCTGCCTATTGACACGGTCCGCGCCCTGGTGATGGAGCACACAAAGGCTCGGGATCTCGGCGTCCTCGGCGCATCGCGTGTCAACGTTGTCCAGCTGAATCGCACGCTCGACGGATTGGCCAGGACGCACCCCGGAATCCATGGACACGAGACTCCCTGA